The genomic DNA ACTTAATGATGCGTGGTTATTAAATTATATACAGGAATTGAATTACCGGGGGTGGATTGGCTGCGAATATACGCCATTAAATTCCCCTGCGAACTGGATCACAACAACATTATAAATATTACTATCTCTGTACCGGAGGATATTATGTCGGATAACGTCATTATTTCGCTGGCGCCTGTTGCCGCGGATTGCCCCACCGTTATACCTGAGGAAGTGGCGAATGAAATTTTAGCCAGCGTCGAACATGGCGCCGCTATTGTGCATTTACACGTCCGCGATAAACAGGGGCGTCTGACGCCAGACACACAGCATTTTCAGGCCACTATCGCGCCAGTGATGGCCCACTCAGACCTGATTATTCAGGCCTCAACCGGTGGTGTGTCGTCGATGTCTATCGAAGAGCGCTGCGCGCCGCTGGCCTGCCCCGGCGTGGAAATGGCGTCGCTCAACGTGGGTTCGGTTAACCTCGGCGATAACGTCTATTTTAACCCCACGCCGGACGTGGAATATTGCTCACGCGAAATTGTGAAGCGTAATATTATTCCCGAATTCGAAGTCTTTGAAATCGGGATGATTAATAATATTCTCAC from Trabulsiella odontotermitis includes the following:
- a CDS encoding 3-keto-5-aminohexanoate cleavage protein — encoded protein: MSDNVIISLAPVAADCPTVIPEEVANEILASVEHGAAIVHLHVRDKQGRLTPDTQHFQATIAPVMAHSDLIIQASTGGVSSMSIEERCAPLACPGVEMASLNVGSVNLGDNVYFNPTPDVEYCSREIVKRNIIPEFEVFEIGMINNILTLQQNIPFKTPMLFNIVLGHRGSSPATIDALIALRSMIPRDALWGITHYGRQNFDIIAAAVGMGACEVRIGFEDSYYLSAKEKASQNYQQVKKLATLIRSMDKTVATPEVARQMLSIPPRQHA